In the genome of Bremerella sp. JC817, one region contains:
- a CDS encoding H-X9-DG-CTERM domain-containing protein — MPGGLGQGLHQRTFGSFHPGGCLFLLGDGSVHFLSETMDLTIYHGTKCLHQHDQRKANQHQQRIMKQGFNIEQGPQRDDSQIAHRPSACRQTTAEKLSRNVCVRASTCWVKLFPPSIRPAQKAPNAAGSPRICATKQPLPSKANASRLVATQ, encoded by the coding sequence GTGCCTGGCGGGCTAGGTCAAGGTTTGCATCAGCGCACGTTCGGCAGCTTTCATCCAGGCGGATGCTTGTTCCTGCTGGGGGACGGCTCGGTTCATTTCCTCAGCGAAACGATGGACCTGACGATTTATCATGGCACCAAGTGTCTTCACCAGCACGACCAACGGAAAGCCAATCAGCACCAGCAGCGGATCATGAAGCAAGGCTTCAATATCGAGCAGGGCCCCCAGCGAGATGACAGCCAAATCGCGCACCGGCCTTCTGCTTGTCGTCAGACGACCGCCGAAAAACTTTCGCGTAATGTATGTGTCAGGGCATCGACCTGCTGGGTGAAGCTTTTTCCTCCCAGTATCAGACCGGCCCAAAAGGCACCAAACGCGGCCGGAAGCCCCAGGATATGTGCCACAAAGCAGCCACTTCCCAGCAAAGCCAACGCAAGTCGGCTCGTGGCAACGCAGTGA